A region from the Xenopus laevis strain J_2021 chromosome 4S, Xenopus_laevis_v10.1, whole genome shotgun sequence genome encodes:
- the bhlhe40.S gene encoding class E basic helix-loop-helix protein 40 isoform X2 codes for MDRMPSACLERAASLSGMDLSHMYPVFKHRKGVKRCEESKDTYKLPHRLIEKKRRDRINECIAQLKDLLPEHLKLTTLGHLEKAVVLELTLKHMRSLSSLIEQQQQQILTLQSGSPSEESRISAEEMFHSGFQLCAEEALHFLQGGERKELVAHLHRVASKLGESSPSFPKLTEKPAPKVQATNCVPVICRAAPLPSGEQSGTDTDTDSGYGGEAERGECHPEITEKEEASTLERIIKQENDEIPKKKPRFEASEEETRFCSSDLSSLGVFPSQPPLCLPFYLIPPSANAYLPMLEKYWYPGSMPMMYPPMSHSGLLSQDTSKAQHATPQTVSSMDSSALLQALKQMPTLGTEPKD; via the exons ATGGACAGAATGCCCAGTGCCTGTCTGGAGAGAGCCGCTTCCTTGTCTGG GATGGACTTGTCCCATATGTATCCCGTCTTCAAACACAGGAAAGGTGTGAAGAGGTGCGAGGAGAGCAAG GACACGTACAAGCTGCCACACCGGCTCATCGAGAAAAAGCGCCGGGATCGAATTAACGAGTGCATCGCTCAGCTCAAAGACCTGTTGCCAGAGCACCTCAAACTGACT ACTTTGGGTCACCTTGAGAAAGCCGTGGTTCTGGAGCTGACCTTGAAACACATGCGCTCTTTGTCCAGTCTGATCGAGCAGCAACAGCAACAGATCCTTACACTTCAGAGTG GGTCCCCTTCTGAAGAAAGCCGAATATCTGCAGAGGAAATGTTCCATTCGGGGTTCCAGCTCTGTGCAGAGGAGGCTTTACATTTCCTACAGGGCGGAGAAAGAAAAGAGCTGGTTGCCCATCTTCATCGGGTGGCTTCAAAGCTTGGCGAGAGCTCTCCCAGTTTTCCAAAACTCACTGAGAAACCTGCACCTAAGGTCCAAGCAACCAACTGTGTTCCTGTTATATGTCGTGCGGCCCCTCTCCCATCTGGAGAACAGAGCGGGACCGATACAGATACGGACAGCGGTTACGGTGGGGAGGCTGAAAGGGGTGAATGCCATCCTGAGATTACAGAGAAAGAAGAGGCCTCCACCTTGGAAAGGATCATCAAACAGGAAAACGATGAGATACCCAAAAAGAAACCCAGGTTCGAGGCATCAGAGGAGGAAACACGATTTTGCAGTAGTGACCTCTCGTCTTTGGGTGTTTTTCCATCTCAACCTCCCTTATGCCTTCCCTTTTATTTAATACCGCCTTCAGCCAATGCCTATCTTCCTATGCTGGAAAAGTATTGGTACCCTGGGTCAATGCCTATGATGTATCCTCCAATGTCACATTCTGGTCTGTTGAGTCAAGATACGTCTAAGGCTCAGCATGCTACTCCACAAACTGTATCATCCATGGATTCTTCTGCACTGCTACAAGCTCTCAAACAAATGCCTACCCTAGGTACGGAACCTAAGGACTGA
- the bhlhe40.S gene encoding class E basic helix-loop-helix protein 40 isoform X1 — protein MDRMPSACLERAASLSGMDLSHMYPVFKHRKGVKRCEESKQDTYKLPHRLIEKKRRDRINECIAQLKDLLPEHLKLTTLGHLEKAVVLELTLKHMRSLSSLIEQQQQQILTLQSGSPSEESRISAEEMFHSGFQLCAEEALHFLQGGERKELVAHLHRVASKLGESSPSFPKLTEKPAPKVQATNCVPVICRAAPLPSGEQSGTDTDTDSGYGGEAERGECHPEITEKEEASTLERIIKQENDEIPKKKPRFEASEEETRFCSSDLSSLGVFPSQPPLCLPFYLIPPSANAYLPMLEKYWYPGSMPMMYPPMSHSGLLSQDTSKAQHATPQTVSSMDSSALLQALKQMPTLGTEPKD, from the exons ATGGACAGAATGCCCAGTGCCTGTCTGGAGAGAGCCGCTTCCTTGTCTGG GATGGACTTGTCCCATATGTATCCCGTCTTCAAACACAGGAAAGGTGTGAAGAGGTGCGAGGAGAGCAAG CAGGACACGTACAAGCTGCCACACCGGCTCATCGAGAAAAAGCGCCGGGATCGAATTAACGAGTGCATCGCTCAGCTCAAAGACCTGTTGCCAGAGCACCTCAAACTGACT ACTTTGGGTCACCTTGAGAAAGCCGTGGTTCTGGAGCTGACCTTGAAACACATGCGCTCTTTGTCCAGTCTGATCGAGCAGCAACAGCAACAGATCCTTACACTTCAGAGTG GGTCCCCTTCTGAAGAAAGCCGAATATCTGCAGAGGAAATGTTCCATTCGGGGTTCCAGCTCTGTGCAGAGGAGGCTTTACATTTCCTACAGGGCGGAGAAAGAAAAGAGCTGGTTGCCCATCTTCATCGGGTGGCTTCAAAGCTTGGCGAGAGCTCTCCCAGTTTTCCAAAACTCACTGAGAAACCTGCACCTAAGGTCCAAGCAACCAACTGTGTTCCTGTTATATGTCGTGCGGCCCCTCTCCCATCTGGAGAACAGAGCGGGACCGATACAGATACGGACAGCGGTTACGGTGGGGAGGCTGAAAGGGGTGAATGCCATCCTGAGATTACAGAGAAAGAAGAGGCCTCCACCTTGGAAAGGATCATCAAACAGGAAAACGATGAGATACCCAAAAAGAAACCCAGGTTCGAGGCATCAGAGGAGGAAACACGATTTTGCAGTAGTGACCTCTCGTCTTTGGGTGTTTTTCCATCTCAACCTCCCTTATGCCTTCCCTTTTATTTAATACCGCCTTCAGCCAATGCCTATCTTCCTATGCTGGAAAAGTATTGGTACCCTGGGTCAATGCCTATGATGTATCCTCCAATGTCACATTCTGGTCTGTTGAGTCAAGATACGTCTAAGGCTCAGCATGCTACTCCACAAACTGTATCATCCATGGATTCTTCTGCACTGCTACAAGCTCTCAAACAAATGCCTACCCTAGGTACGGAACCTAAGGACTGA